One genomic segment of Mycolicibacterium chubuense NBB4 includes these proteins:
- a CDS encoding MBL fold metallo-hydrolase: MSIQRLVTSGTFELDGGSWEVDNNIWLVGDDTEVVVFDAAHVADPIITAVGGRHVVAVVCTHGHNDHVTVAPELGRALDAPVLLHPADDVLWRMTHPDKDFRSVSDGDTLRVAGTELRALHTPGHSPGSVCWHAPELTAVFSGDTLFQGGPGATGRSFSDFPTILESISGRLGTLPGDTVVYTGHGDTTTVGDEIVHYDDWVARGS; encoded by the coding sequence ATGAGTATCCAGCGGCTGGTCACCAGCGGGACCTTCGAGCTCGACGGCGGCAGCTGGGAGGTGGACAACAACATCTGGCTGGTCGGCGACGACACCGAAGTGGTGGTCTTCGACGCCGCCCATGTCGCCGATCCGATCATCACCGCGGTCGGCGGTCGCCACGTCGTGGCGGTCGTCTGCACCCACGGCCACAACGACCACGTCACCGTCGCACCCGAACTCGGCCGCGCCCTCGACGCGCCGGTGCTGCTGCATCCCGCCGACGACGTGCTGTGGCGAATGACGCACCCGGACAAGGACTTCCGATCGGTCAGCGACGGCGATACCCTGCGGGTCGCCGGCACCGAACTGCGCGCACTGCACACCCCCGGGCACTCCCCCGGGTCGGTGTGCTGGCACGCCCCCGAACTGACCGCGGTCTTCAGCGGAGACACCCTGTTCCAGGGTGGACCCGGCGCGACCGGCCGGTCATTCTCCGACTTCCCGACCATCCTCGAGTCGATCTCGGGCCGGCTCGGGACGCTTCCCGGCGACACCGTCGTCTACACCGGCCACGGCGACACCACCACCGTCGGCGACGAGATCGTCCACTACGACGACTGGGTGGCCCGCGGCAGCTGA
- a CDS encoding SHOCT domain-containing protein: MTGRAGPRVAIVCAVVTLVAGVAGLVVSLVLSAFFFDEFDAYGGFPVPPLRIGITAPPGVPGPVVTEAVGSTTSVNNDVRVRVWVAQIARDGVYDIRTGGDVGGYIHPALAFGRDRSPGWPLWVSVAAIAVGAGALAFALIWRSRSGKAATPLPDAVPLDEPIRPGPLPADPYQPSDRGVRLEQLKTLAALRDSGALTEAEFQAEKRRVLDS; the protein is encoded by the coding sequence ATGACGGGACGGGCCGGTCCGCGGGTCGCGATCGTCTGCGCGGTCGTCACGCTGGTGGCCGGTGTGGCCGGCCTCGTGGTGTCACTCGTGCTCAGCGCGTTCTTCTTCGACGAGTTCGACGCCTACGGCGGCTTCCCGGTGCCACCGCTGCGGATCGGCATCACGGCGCCGCCGGGCGTGCCCGGCCCGGTCGTGACGGAGGCCGTCGGCTCGACGACGTCGGTCAACAACGATGTGCGCGTACGGGTATGGGTCGCGCAGATTGCCCGGGACGGCGTCTACGACATCCGCACCGGGGGTGACGTCGGCGGATACATCCATCCGGCGCTCGCGTTCGGCCGGGACCGCTCGCCGGGATGGCCGCTGTGGGTGTCGGTCGCCGCCATCGCGGTGGGTGCCGGCGCGCTGGCGTTCGCGCTGATCTGGCGGTCTCGATCCGGCAAGGCGGCGACACCGCTGCCGGACGCGGTGCCGCTCGACGAACCGATCCGGCCGGGGCCGCTGCCCGCGGACCCCTATCAGCCCAGCGACCGGGGGGTGCGGCTCGAGCAGCTGAAAACTCTGGCCGCACTTCGAGATTCCGGCGCGCTGACGGAGGCGGAGTTCCAGGCCGAGAAACGTCGCGTGCTCGACAGTTAG
- a CDS encoding SAM dependent carboxyl methyltransferase produces the protein MPESSIVVRPEPKDSGSYTAASRLQAAGLSEAIAVFEKAAAAVPIPAPPQPIVIADYGAGTGHNSLLPIGAAIAVLRKRTRPEHSVLVAHTDRADNDFTALFRTLEEDPDSYLGKDRATFVSAVGRSFYSQILPSNSIHLGWSSWAIQWLSRVPGPVEGHLQVAYCDDESVRAAYARQAAQDWHEFIAFRGRELSPGGRLVVMTMALGDDEDFGFQPLLAAMLDALAELIGAGLVTADEAGRMCIPTVARREADFRAPFAPSGRFERLVVEQLEVFDAEDRFWARYRVDSDAAAFGAKWAGFARASAFPALASALEGGLTDPRVPEFFDRLEAGIAQRLAAAPEQTRIPLANVTLLKRPRT, from the coding sequence ATGCCCGAGTCCAGCATCGTCGTGCGGCCGGAGCCGAAGGACAGCGGCTCCTACACCGCCGCGTCGCGACTGCAGGCCGCGGGGTTGAGCGAGGCGATCGCCGTCTTCGAGAAGGCCGCGGCCGCGGTGCCGATTCCGGCGCCGCCGCAGCCCATCGTGATCGCCGACTACGGCGCGGGCACGGGACACAACTCGCTGCTGCCGATCGGCGCCGCGATCGCGGTGCTGCGCAAGCGGACCCGGCCCGAGCATTCCGTGCTGGTGGCCCACACCGACCGCGCGGACAACGATTTCACCGCGCTGTTCCGCACACTGGAGGAGGACCCCGACAGCTACCTGGGCAAGGACCGCGCTACGTTCGTGTCCGCCGTCGGACGCTCCTTCTACTCGCAGATCCTGCCGTCCAACAGCATTCACCTGGGCTGGAGCTCCTGGGCGATTCAGTGGCTGAGCCGCGTGCCCGGCCCCGTCGAGGGCCATCTGCAGGTCGCCTACTGCGACGACGAGTCGGTGCGCGCGGCCTACGCGCGGCAGGCCGCCCAGGACTGGCACGAGTTCATCGCGTTTCGCGGCCGCGAGCTGAGCCCGGGGGGCCGGCTGGTGGTGATGACGATGGCGCTCGGCGACGACGAGGACTTCGGGTTCCAGCCGCTGCTGGCGGCGATGCTCGACGCCCTCGCCGAGCTGATCGGAGCCGGGCTGGTCACGGCCGACGAGGCGGGCCGGATGTGCATCCCCACCGTCGCGCGCCGCGAGGCCGACTTCCGGGCGCCGTTCGCGCCGTCGGGGCGTTTCGAGCGGCTCGTGGTCGAGCAGCTCGAGGTGTTCGACGCCGAGGACAGGTTCTGGGCCCGGTACCGGGTCGACAGCGACGCAGCGGCTTTCGGGGCGAAGTGGGCGGGTTTCGCCCGCGCATCGGCGTTCCCGGCACTGGCGTCGGCGCTCGAGGGCGGCCTCACCGATCCCCGGGTCCCGGAGTTCTTCGACCGGCTGGAAGCCGGCATCGCCCAGCGGCTGGCCGCGGCACCCGAGCAGACGCGGATCCCGCTGGCGAATGTGACACTGCTCAAGCGCCCCAGGACGTGA
- a CDS encoding Hsp70 family protein, protein MGDGAGPAPDSRSGDYPLNGIGLSVGATRLAGVLVDRAAVTRTPVLTLYPHRPPEVGVPAENFDLTEPGLIITDFVDRVGDPVSLIAPDGTAHRAEVLLAEALHALARALPARGPSAISVPAHWNSRATDALAAASTMSAPLFCDARAALIALAQGAGLPSGGVVAVCDFGGTGTTVSVFDVSAGASSATPIGSPLRHGELSGDLVDQALLTRVIDGLSDAGDLDLAGTSAIGPLGRLRMSCRAAKERLSTAAVTALTADLTGRRTDIRLTRDELDEVLLGPLGRFADVMQETLQRNGIGPDDLTAVASVGGGARIPAVTTTLSERFRVPVITPEHPELAAAIGAGLWAVRPAAAEEPTSIAAAAPSALAWSDADDVPDVVAVHPDDYDDYDGDGAPTAIGDAGEPRPSLHFTREPDGAGDPAPMVPWYRRPIALVVLGALVAIGAAVALLLFRDDKAPGPADTRTPVTTTPPPPAAVSTAPGEPSPAPAPPVTTAQAPQPVPPPANPPPAENPPPAPPPAVEPPPPSPPPAVQTPPPSPPPAVQTPPPSPPPTQAPPTQPSPIQGPAITIPGLPPIPIFPQPPPP, encoded by the coding sequence GTGGGTGACGGCGCTGGACCTGCCCCTGATTCCCGGAGTGGGGACTATCCGCTGAACGGCATCGGGCTGTCCGTCGGGGCCACCAGGCTCGCGGGGGTCCTGGTGGACCGCGCCGCGGTGACCCGGACACCGGTGCTGACTCTGTACCCGCACCGCCCGCCCGAGGTGGGTGTGCCCGCGGAGAACTTCGACCTCACCGAGCCCGGCCTGATCATCACCGACTTCGTCGACCGCGTCGGGGATCCGGTGAGTCTCATCGCCCCCGACGGCACCGCGCACCGCGCCGAGGTCCTGCTCGCCGAGGCCCTGCACGCGCTGGCGCGCGCCCTGCCCGCACGCGGTCCGAGTGCCATCAGCGTTCCGGCCCACTGGAACTCGCGCGCGACCGATGCGCTGGCCGCGGCATCGACGATGTCGGCTCCGCTGTTCTGCGACGCCCGTGCCGCGCTGATCGCGCTCGCCCAGGGCGCCGGGCTGCCGAGCGGGGGAGTCGTCGCGGTATGCGACTTCGGAGGGACTGGCACCACGGTGAGCGTGTTCGACGTTTCGGCAGGCGCGTCGTCGGCGACGCCGATCGGTTCGCCGCTGCGCCACGGCGAGCTGTCCGGCGATCTCGTCGATCAGGCGCTGTTGACACGGGTCATCGACGGGTTGTCGGACGCCGGTGACCTCGATCTGGCCGGAACGTCGGCCATCGGCCCGCTGGGCCGGCTGCGCATGTCCTGCCGCGCGGCAAAGGAGCGGCTGTCCACGGCGGCGGTCACCGCGCTCACCGCCGACCTGACCGGGCGCCGCACCGACATTCGGCTCACCCGCGACGAACTCGACGAGGTCCTGCTCGGGCCTCTCGGGCGGTTCGCCGATGTGATGCAGGAGACGTTGCAGCGCAACGGAATCGGCCCTGATGATCTCACCGCGGTCGCCTCCGTCGGCGGCGGCGCGCGGATTCCCGCCGTCACCACGACGCTCTCCGAGCGTTTCCGCGTGCCGGTCATCACGCCCGAACACCCCGAACTGGCCGCGGCGATCGGTGCCGGGCTCTGGGCGGTCCGGCCGGCGGCCGCGGAAGAGCCGACGTCGATCGCCGCCGCCGCGCCGAGCGCGCTCGCGTGGTCGGATGCCGACGACGTCCCCGACGTCGTTGCCGTGCACCCCGACGACTACGACGACTACGACGGCGACGGCGCGCCCACGGCGATCGGCGATGCCGGGGAGCCAAGGCCCAGTCTGCATTTCACCCGCGAGCCCGACGGCGCCGGTGACCCTGCGCCGATGGTGCCGTGGTACCGGAGGCCCATCGCGCTCGTCGTGCTGGGGGCACTCGTCGCGATCGGCGCAGCGGTGGCGCTGCTGCTGTTCCGCGACGACAAGGCGCCCGGGCCCGCCGACACCCGCACACCCGTGACGACCACGCCGCCGCCCCCGGCCGCCGTCTCCACGGCGCCCGGCGAACCGTCGCCGGCCCCGGCGCCGCCGGTGACGACGGCGCAAGCGCCGCAACCGGTTCCGCCGCCCGCCAACCCGCCTCCGGCAGAGAATCCGCCGCCGGCGCCGCCGCCGGCCGTGGAGCCCCCGCCGCCGAGCCCGCCGCCGGCTGTGCAGACTCCGCCGCCGAGCCCGCCGCCGGCTGTGCAGACTCCGCCGCCGAGCCCGCCGCCCACCCAGGCGCCGCCCACCCAGCCGTCGCCGATACAGGGGCCGGCGATCACGATTCCGGGGCTGCCACCGATCCCGATCTTCCCGCAACCGCCGCCGCCCTGA
- a CDS encoding NAD(P)H-dependent amine dehydrogenase family protein: MNDVKRVVIWGTGFVGRMVIAEAVKHPAFDLVGVGVSDPAKVGRDAGEICGLDTPLGLTATDDVDALIDLKPDALVHYGPTAAHAEANIALITRFLRAGIDVCSTAMTPWIWPSMHLNPPNWIEPVTVACELGESSCFTTGIDPGFANDLFPMTLMGLCSEVRRVRASELLDYTNYEGDYDREMGIGRPPEYRAMLENPDILVFAWGATVPMIAHAAGIMLDEITTTWEKWVTPEERKTAKGVIAPGNVAAVRFTINGVYRGETRIQLEHVNRIGNDAAPDWPSGNENDVYRVDIDGTPSISQETAFRFTDASGRDAAAAGCLATGLRALNAVPAVNDLSPGWVTALDLPLIPGVGTIR, from the coding sequence ATGAACGATGTCAAGAGAGTCGTGATCTGGGGAACCGGATTCGTCGGCAGGATGGTGATCGCCGAGGCGGTCAAGCATCCCGCATTCGACCTCGTCGGCGTCGGCGTCAGCGATCCCGCCAAGGTGGGACGCGACGCCGGCGAGATCTGCGGTCTGGACACCCCTCTCGGCCTGACCGCGACCGACGACGTCGACGCGCTGATCGACCTGAAGCCCGACGCGCTGGTCCACTACGGGCCCACCGCCGCGCACGCCGAGGCGAACATCGCGCTGATCACCCGGTTCCTGCGGGCCGGGATCGATGTGTGCTCCACGGCCATGACGCCGTGGATCTGGCCGTCGATGCACCTCAACCCGCCGAACTGGATCGAGCCGGTCACGGTGGCCTGTGAACTCGGCGAGTCCTCGTGCTTCACCACCGGGATCGACCCGGGGTTCGCCAACGACCTGTTCCCGATGACGCTGATGGGTCTGTGCTCGGAGGTGCGGCGGGTCCGCGCGTCGGAACTGCTCGACTACACCAATTACGAGGGCGACTACGACCGCGAGATGGGGATCGGCAGACCGCCGGAGTACCGGGCGATGCTGGAGAACCCTGACATCCTGGTATTCGCTTGGGGCGCAACGGTTCCCATGATCGCGCATGCCGCCGGCATCATGCTCGACGAGATCACCACCACGTGGGAGAAGTGGGTCACCCCCGAGGAGCGCAAGACCGCCAAGGGCGTCATCGCTCCCGGCAACGTCGCCGCCGTGCGGTTCACCATCAACGGCGTCTACCGCGGCGAGACCCGCATCCAGCTCGAGCACGTCAACCGGATCGGCAACGACGCCGCACCGGACTGGCCGTCGGGCAACGAGAACGACGTCTACCGCGTCGACATCGACGGCACGCCGAGCATCTCCCAGGAGACGGCGTTCCGGTTCACCGACGCTTCCGGGCGCGACGCGGCCGCCGCGGGGTGTCTGGCCACCGGGTTGCGCGCGCTGAACGCGGTGCCCGCCGTCAACGACCTCTCACCGGGGTGGGTGACGGCGCTGGACCTGCCCCTGATTCCCGGAGTGGGGACTATCCGCTGA
- a CDS encoding ABC transporter substrate-binding protein: MTRTAAWTAVLVVFAVVAALTGCSTGRRVDLGGGTSGALVAAIAGEPDQLDPHKTTAYFSFEVLENVFDTLVEPDENLEMRPALATSWEVSPDQLSWTFHLRDGVTFHDGTPFTADDVVFSYRRIIDEKLANSDKFSAVTAVEAPDPSTVVIRVSRPTPNMLTNIGGFKGMAIVSRRNVESGQIATHPIGTGPFSFRGQKSGDSITLAANPDYWGGPPAVSGVTFRFISEPSVALSALQAGEIDWTDSVPPQRVSQLSNDDSLHLAVTPSNDYWYLALNEARAPWNDVRVRQAIAYAIDRAAIVQATSYGTAAINQLAIPKGNPWYTRYDKYRPDGENGLDKARDLLRQAGAAPKSLDMLVTTEYPETVTAAQIIADNLAPLGITVNIRTVDFATWLDEQNSGHFDMLMMGWLGNIDPDDFYYAQHHTGGSSNAQKFSDPQVDRLLDAGRVETDRAARAHDYAEAATRIADEVSYIFLYNPSVIQAWNPSLSGYQARRDGAVRFRGATLNTDGGA; encoded by the coding sequence ATGACGAGAACAGCGGCGTGGACCGCTGTTCTCGTCGTTTTCGCAGTCGTTGCCGCGCTGACCGGTTGCTCGACGGGCCGGCGCGTCGATCTCGGCGGTGGCACCTCCGGCGCGCTGGTGGCCGCCATCGCCGGCGAACCCGACCAGCTCGACCCGCACAAGACCACGGCCTACTTCTCCTTCGAGGTTCTGGAGAACGTGTTCGACACACTCGTCGAGCCCGACGAGAATCTCGAGATGCGGCCGGCGCTGGCCACGAGCTGGGAGGTCAGCCCCGACCAGCTCTCGTGGACGTTTCATCTGCGCGACGGCGTCACGTTCCACGACGGCACCCCGTTCACCGCCGATGACGTCGTGTTCTCCTACCGCCGGATCATCGACGAGAAACTGGCGAACTCCGACAAGTTCAGCGCGGTGACCGCCGTCGAGGCCCCCGATCCCTCGACGGTGGTCATCCGCGTCAGCCGCCCGACGCCGAACATGCTGACCAACATCGGCGGGTTCAAGGGCATGGCGATCGTGTCGCGCCGCAACGTGGAGAGCGGACAGATCGCCACTCATCCGATCGGGACCGGGCCGTTCAGTTTCCGCGGCCAGAAGAGCGGTGACTCGATCACCCTTGCCGCCAACCCCGACTACTGGGGCGGGCCGCCCGCCGTCTCCGGTGTGACGTTCCGCTTCATCTCCGAACCCTCGGTGGCGCTCTCGGCGCTTCAGGCCGGCGAGATCGACTGGACGGATTCGGTCCCGCCACAGCGGGTCTCCCAGCTCTCGAACGACGACTCGCTGCACCTGGCCGTGACGCCGAGCAACGACTACTGGTACCTGGCCCTCAACGAGGCGCGTGCGCCCTGGAACGACGTGCGGGTGCGGCAGGCCATCGCCTACGCCATCGACCGGGCGGCGATCGTGCAGGCGACCAGTTACGGGACCGCGGCGATCAACCAGCTCGCGATCCCGAAGGGCAACCCGTGGTACACCCGCTACGACAAGTACCGCCCCGACGGGGAGAACGGACTGGACAAGGCCCGAGACCTGTTGCGGCAAGCCGGCGCTGCGCCGAAGAGCCTCGACATGCTGGTGACCACCGAGTATCCCGAGACGGTGACGGCGGCCCAGATCATCGCCGACAACCTGGCGCCGCTGGGGATCACGGTGAACATCCGCACCGTCGACTTCGCCACGTGGCTCGACGAGCAGAACTCCGGCCACTTCGACATGCTGATGATGGGCTGGCTGGGCAACATCGATCCCGACGACTTCTACTACGCCCAGCATCACACCGGCGGGTCGAGCAACGCCCAGAAGTTCTCCGACCCGCAGGTCGACCGGCTGCTGGACGCGGGCCGGGTCGAAACCGACCGTGCCGCAAGGGCGCACGACTACGCCGAGGCGGCGACGCGGATCGCCGACGAGGTGAGCTACATCTTCCTGTACAACCCGTCGGTGATCCAGGCGTGGAACCCGTCGCTGTCGGGCTATCAGGCGCGCCGCGACGGCGCCGTGCGATTCCGCGGCGCGACGCTGAACACAGACGGCGGTGCGTAG
- a CDS encoding ABC transporter permease has translation MTVTSLVTHPIARFVARRLLYSAVVLFGVLIVVFALVHLVPGDPVRIALGTRYTPEAYDALRSASGLDRPIVVQFFSYLGSALTGDLGVSFRNGDPVTVTLMERLPATLSLGVVGIVIALAIALPAGIYSALREGRLSDAIVRVTSQFGVSVPDFWMGILLIALFSTTLGWLPTSGYRPLFDDPAGWLRHIILPGLTVAVVAAAIMTRYVRSAVLEVAGMGYVRTARSKGLSPRVVTFRHTVRNALVPILTITGIQLATLLGGVIVVEVVFAWPGVGRLVYNAVAARDYPLIQGAVLLIAALFLLINLFVDVLYAVVDPRIRLA, from the coding sequence ATGACCGTGACCTCCCTGGTGACCCATCCGATCGCGCGGTTCGTCGCACGCCGGCTGCTGTATTCGGCGGTCGTGCTGTTCGGTGTGCTGATCGTGGTGTTCGCGCTCGTGCACCTGGTTCCCGGCGACCCGGTGCGGATCGCGCTCGGCACGCGCTACACACCGGAGGCCTACGACGCGCTGCGCTCGGCCAGCGGGCTGGATCGCCCGATTGTCGTGCAGTTCTTCAGTTATCTCGGCTCGGCGCTGACCGGCGACCTCGGCGTCAGCTTCCGCAACGGCGACCCGGTGACCGTGACGCTGATGGAGCGTCTGCCCGCGACACTGTCGCTGGGCGTCGTCGGCATCGTGATCGCGCTCGCGATCGCCCTGCCCGCAGGCATCTACTCGGCGCTTCGCGAAGGCCGGCTCAGTGACGCGATCGTGCGTGTCACAAGCCAATTCGGTGTCTCGGTGCCCGACTTCTGGATGGGCATCCTGCTCATCGCCCTGTTCTCCACGACGCTGGGCTGGCTGCCGACCTCGGGGTACCGGCCGTTGTTCGACGACCCGGCCGGCTGGCTGCGCCACATCATCCTGCCGGGGCTGACGGTCGCCGTGGTGGCCGCTGCCATCATGACGCGCTACGTCCGCTCGGCCGTTCTCGAGGTGGCCGGGATGGGCTACGTGCGCACGGCGCGGTCCAAGGGCCTGTCCCCGCGGGTCGTCACGTTCCGCCACACGGTGCGCAACGCGCTGGTGCCGATCCTGACCATCACCGGCATCCAACTGGCCACGCTGCTCGGCGGGGTGATCGTCGTCGAGGTCGTGTTCGCCTGGCCCGGAGTGGGCCGCCTGGTCTACAACGCCGTCGCCGCGCGCGACTACCCGCTGATCCAGGGCGCCGTGCTGCTGATCGCCGCACTCTTCCTGCTGATCAATCTCTTCGTGGACGTGCTGTACGCGGTCGTCGACCCGAGGATCCGGCTGGCATGA
- a CDS encoding ABC transporter permease, with protein sequence MTTIEDAQSTRISSWRLLARNPVTAISALVLVVVAVVAVSAKWIAPYEVNDVDVPSALRPPSGAHWFGTDELGRDVFSRVLVATQASMRIAVVSVAFAVVVGVVVGVVAGYRGGWLDTVLMRVVDVMFAFPVLLLALAVVAILGPGVPTTILAIGIVYTPIFARVARASTLGVRTEPYVAVSRAMGTGDAYILRRHILPNIAGPLIVQTSLSLAFAILSEAALSFLGLGIQPPEPSLGRMIFDSQGFVTMAWWMAVFPGAAIFVIVLAFNLFGDGLRDVLDPRQRTAVEARRAQQ encoded by the coding sequence ATGACCACCATCGAAGACGCCCAGAGCACCCGCATCTCGTCGTGGCGGCTGCTGGCCCGCAACCCCGTCACGGCGATCAGCGCGCTGGTGCTCGTCGTCGTCGCCGTCGTTGCGGTGAGCGCGAAGTGGATCGCCCCGTACGAGGTCAACGACGTCGACGTTCCCTCGGCACTGCGACCGCCGAGTGGCGCGCACTGGTTCGGCACCGACGAGCTGGGCCGCGACGTGTTCTCCCGTGTCCTGGTCGCCACTCAGGCCTCGATGCGCATCGCCGTGGTCAGCGTGGCGTTCGCGGTGGTCGTCGGGGTGGTCGTCGGGGTCGTGGCCGGATACCGCGGCGGTTGGCTGGACACCGTGCTGATGCGTGTGGTCGACGTGATGTTCGCGTTCCCCGTGCTGTTGCTCGCGCTCGCCGTGGTCGCGATCCTGGGGCCCGGAGTGCCGACGACGATCCTCGCCATCGGCATCGTGTACACGCCGATCTTCGCGCGGGTCGCGCGGGCGAGCACGCTCGGTGTGCGCACCGAACCGTATGTCGCCGTCTCGCGTGCGATGGGCACCGGGGACGCCTACATCCTGCGGCGGCACATCCTGCCGAACATCGCCGGACCGCTGATCGTGCAGACGTCGTTGTCGCTGGCGTTCGCGATCCTGTCCGAGGCGGCACTGTCGTTCCTGGGCCTCGGTATTCAGCCGCCGGAGCCGTCGCTGGGCCGGATGATCTTCGACTCCCAGGGCTTCGTGACGATGGCGTGGTGGATGGCGGTGTTCCCGGGCGCGGCGATCTTCGTGATCGTGTTGGCGTTCAACTTGTTCGGCGACGGGCTGCGCGACGTCCTCGACCCCAGGCAGCGCACCGCCGTCGAGGCGCGGAGGGCACAACAGTGA
- a CDS encoding dipeptide ABC transporter ATP-binding protein, which produces MTVLKVSDLGVSIGARTIVDAVSFTVDREQTVGIVGESGSGKTMTVLAATGLLDAPGARVSGSSTLTADSAASVQLVGASPKMLRSVHGARIGFVFQDPGTSLNPLLTLERQITESLQTHRKLTRRAATSRALELLEAVGLPDPQTRLHAYPHQLSGGQRQRVMIAIALACDPELLIADEPTTALDVTTQAQIIELVRALQRDFGTAVVWISHDLGVIGQVADEVTVMRDGLTVEQATILEVFERPHEQYTRDLLASRPVLDGSGPPAVADAETLLRVTELDVRYAVTTPLGRTTVHAVDNVSFEIRRGTTLGLVGESGSGKSTVAAALTGLATPDRGTATLDGTDVFGVRGAAARALRRRIGLVFQDPFSSLNPRARVDSSISEPLTVHKLVDGKAARGKRVGELLDLVGLPAAFAHRYPHELSGGQRQRVSIARALAAEPELLILDEATASLDVSVQARVLELLARLQRELGLTYLLIGHDLAVIRQLSHDVLVMRDGAVVESRPAADLFTSPQHEYTRALLAAVPPVTPRAAV; this is translated from the coding sequence GTGACTGTGCTGAAGGTCTCGGACCTCGGTGTGAGCATCGGCGCCCGCACCATCGTCGACGCCGTGTCCTTCACGGTGGACCGTGAGCAGACCGTCGGCATCGTCGGGGAATCCGGCTCCGGCAAGACGATGACCGTACTGGCAGCCACCGGCCTGCTCGACGCTCCGGGAGCACGGGTCAGCGGATCCAGCACGCTGACGGCCGACTCCGCGGCGTCCGTGCAGTTGGTCGGCGCCTCACCGAAAATGCTGCGCAGTGTGCACGGCGCGCGGATCGGGTTCGTGTTCCAAGACCCCGGCACCTCGCTGAACCCGCTGCTCACCCTCGAGCGTCAGATCACCGAATCGCTGCAGACGCATCGGAAGCTGACGCGCAGAGCGGCCACCTCGCGGGCGCTCGAACTGCTCGAGGCCGTCGGGCTCCCGGACCCGCAGACACGACTGCACGCCTACCCGCATCAGCTCTCCGGCGGGCAGCGGCAACGCGTGATGATCGCGATCGCCCTGGCCTGCGACCCCGAGCTGCTGATCGCCGACGAGCCCACCACCGCGCTGGACGTCACGACTCAGGCTCAGATCATCGAATTGGTCCGTGCGCTGCAACGCGATTTCGGCACCGCCGTGGTGTGGATCAGCCACGACCTCGGCGTGATCGGCCAGGTGGCCGACGAGGTGACGGTCATGCGGGACGGGCTGACCGTCGAGCAGGCGACGATCCTCGAGGTGTTCGAGCGTCCACACGAGCAGTACACCCGCGACCTGCTCGCCTCCCGGCCGGTGCTCGACGGCTCCGGCCCGCCGGCGGTGGCCGACGCCGAAACGCTGTTGCGCGTCACAGAACTCGATGTCCGCTATGCGGTGACGACGCCGCTGGGCCGCACCACCGTGCACGCGGTCGACAACGTCTCGTTCGAGATCCGCCGCGGGACCACGTTGGGCCTGGTCGGTGAATCCGGGTCGGGGAAGTCGACGGTCGCGGCGGCGCTGACGGGTTTGGCGACACCCGACCGTGGCACCGCGACCCTGGACGGCACGGACGTCTTCGGAGTCAGGGGGGCGGCGGCCAGGGCGCTGCGCCGCCGGATCGGGCTGGTGTTCCAGGATCCGTTCTCGTCGCTGAATCCCCGTGCCCGCGTGGACTCCTCGATCTCCGAGCCACTGACGGTGCACAAGCTGGTGGACGGCAAGGCCGCGCGCGGTAAGCGTGTCGGCGAGCTGCTCGACCTCGTCGGGCTGCCCGCTGCGTTCGCGCACCGCTATCCGCACGAGCTCTCGGGTGGCCAGCGGCAGCGCGTGAGCATCGCCCGGGCGCTGGCCGCCGAACCGGAGCTGCTCATTCTCGACGAGGCGACGGCCTCGCTGGATGTGTCGGTGCAGGCGCGGGTCCTCGAACTGCTCGCCCGGCTGCAACGCGAACTGGGGCTGACGTACCTGCTGATCGGTCACGACCTCGCCGTGATCCGGCAGCTGAGCCACGACGTGCTGGTGATGCGTGACGGCGCCGTGGTGGAGAGCCGGCCGGCCGCCGACCTGTTCACCTCACCGCAGCACGAGTACACCCGGGCGCTGCTGGCCGCGGTGCCCCCGGTCACCCCGCGCGCCGCGGTCTGA